In Spirosoma aureum, a single genomic region encodes these proteins:
- a CDS encoding efflux RND transporter periplasmic adaptor subunit yields MIKRFLIPVIAVFLTACGGNKNNQQQAPPPPTAVTALSVSKGNATYYDEFPATVTALVLVDIQPQVAGNITGIFFQDGQPVRKGQKLYTIDPQQYRAGYDQAVANLNVQKANMNRAQKDADRYNTLAQQDAVAKQLVDNANATLEAAKMQVEAAQASIQQVATNLKYTTIFAPLDGTIGISQVRLGAAVAPGSTPLNTISSDNPIAADVQVDESEISRFLQLQNQKSVARDSTFILMLPDGSRYPYPGSVRIVDRAVDPQTGTIRIRIAFPNPKKQLKAGLSANVRVKNSTGKPQLLIPYQAVTEQMSEYFVWVVGDSSKVTQKKVTLGPRINDKVVVRNGLNEGETIVTEGTQKVREGAVVKVTSPGQTTAGPGGAKPESSSKQAAK; encoded by the coding sequence ATGATCAAACGCTTTCTTATTCCAGTTATAGCTGTATTTCTCACTGCTTGTGGGGGCAATAAAAACAATCAGCAACAAGCTCCACCGCCACCAACGGCCGTTACGGCCTTGTCAGTATCGAAGGGGAACGCGACCTATTATGACGAATTCCCGGCTACAGTTACGGCCCTGGTTCTGGTTGACATCCAGCCTCAGGTAGCTGGTAACATTACAGGAATTTTCTTTCAGGATGGGCAGCCTGTCCGGAAAGGGCAGAAGCTATACACGATCGATCCGCAACAATACCGGGCTGGTTATGATCAGGCGGTGGCGAACCTGAACGTGCAGAAAGCAAACATGAACCGTGCTCAGAAAGACGCTGACCGGTATAATACCCTGGCTCAGCAGGACGCTGTTGCCAAGCAACTGGTCGATAATGCAAACGCAACCCTGGAAGCAGCTAAAATGCAGGTTGAGGCTGCTCAGGCGAGTATCCAGCAAGTGGCAACGAACCTGAAATATACGACGATTTTCGCGCCACTTGACGGCACGATTGGTATCTCGCAGGTACGATTAGGCGCGGCCGTTGCACCTGGGTCAACACCTTTGAATACCATTTCGTCGGATAATCCGATTGCCGCTGACGTTCAGGTTGATGAGTCAGAGATTTCGCGCTTTCTGCAACTCCAGAACCAGAAATCAGTCGCCCGCGACTCAACCTTTATTCTGATGCTTCCCGATGGTAGCCGTTACCCATATCCTGGTTCGGTTCGCATTGTCGACCGCGCTGTCGATCCGCAAACGGGCACCATTCGCATTCGAATTGCCTTTCCGAATCCTAAAAAACAGCTTAAAGCCGGTTTATCCGCCAACGTTCGGGTTAAAAACAGCACAGGCAAGCCACAACTGCTGATTCCTTATCAGGCCGTGACCGAGCAGATGAGCGAATATTTCGTCTGGGTAGTTGGCGATAGCAGCAAAGTGACGCAGAAAAAGGTAACCCTTGGGCCACGTATCAATGATAAAGTTGTGGTTCGAAATGGGCTAAACGAAGGCGAAACAATTGTGACGGAAGGAACGCAGAAGGTTCGTGAAGGAGCTGTTGTGAAAGTAACGTCTCCGGGGCAGACAACGGCTGGACCGGGTGGAGCGAAGCCTGAATCGAGTAGCAAGCAGGCTGCAAAATAA
- a CDS encoding TolC family protein: MKNSFISFLLVFGCLLSVRIQAQKSNDSLAKQAYLPDCIQYALSHQPVVRQSVIDQEVAERTVQSSLAAWYPQIAAGYNLQHYLKLPVTLIPNANGERIPTALGAQNTSTVSFSLSQSIFSRDLLLASQTADAYRLQAAQTTVNNKINVVVNVSKAFYDLILTQRQVDILSEDITRLQRSLQDATNQYQGGIVDKTDPQRAKIALNNSIAQRKQYNDLIGSKYQTLKQLMGYPPNSQLTVTYDTLQLANEVTLDTMQLVNPQTRIEYQLLQTQGRLLNANVRYNRWAYLPTVSAFGNYNLLYQNNAFGQLYTQTFPNSLIGLSVALPIFQGGRRIQQLKIAELQVQRLDWDLASLTSAVDAEYAQALATYKGNLANYLALRENQLLAEDVYRIINLQYRSGIKTYLDVTIAEADLRTSRLNVFNALYQVLISKLDVQRALGVIRF, from the coding sequence ATGAAAAATAGTTTTATTAGCTTCCTCTTAGTATTTGGATGTTTATTGTCCGTCAGAATACAGGCTCAGAAAAGCAACGATTCTCTAGCGAAACAGGCTTATCTTCCAGATTGCATACAATATGCATTAAGCCATCAACCCGTTGTTCGTCAGTCGGTTATTGATCAGGAAGTTGCCGAACGAACTGTTCAAAGCTCCCTGGCCGCCTGGTACCCGCAGATCGCTGCTGGTTATAACTTACAGCACTACCTGAAACTTCCGGTTACGCTCATTCCGAACGCCAATGGTGAGCGTATTCCAACGGCGCTGGGCGCCCAGAACACCTCGACTGTCTCGTTTTCACTGTCTCAGAGTATTTTTAGCCGTGATTTGCTGTTAGCCAGCCAAACCGCTGATGCTTACCGCCTTCAGGCTGCCCAGACAACGGTGAATAACAAAATCAATGTTGTCGTGAATGTGAGTAAGGCGTTTTACGATCTGATTCTGACGCAGCGACAAGTCGATATTCTGAGCGAGGATATTACGCGCCTGCAACGGAGTTTGCAGGATGCAACGAATCAGTATCAGGGTGGTATTGTGGATAAAACGGATCCTCAGCGGGCGAAAATAGCGCTCAACAATTCGATTGCCCAGCGAAAGCAGTACAATGATCTGATTGGGTCAAAATACCAGACGCTAAAGCAACTCATGGGTTATCCGCCTAACTCCCAACTGACCGTTACCTATGATACGTTGCAACTGGCAAACGAAGTGACGCTGGATACGATGCAACTGGTTAATCCGCAAACCCGCATCGAATACCAGCTCTTACAAACGCAGGGACGGTTATTAAACGCTAATGTTCGATATAACCGTTGGGCTTATCTGCCAACTGTATCGGCGTTTGGTAACTACAATCTTCTCTATCAGAACAACGCTTTTGGGCAGTTGTATACGCAGACATTTCCGAACTCATTGATCGGTTTGTCGGTTGCACTACCCATTTTTCAGGGTGGCAGGCGAATCCAGCAACTAAAGATTGCCGAACTACAGGTTCAGCGACTGGATTGGGATTTAGCTTCCCTGACGAGTGCCGTCGATGCAGAATACGCTCAGGCGTTAGCAACGTATAAAGGCAATCTGGCCAACTATCTGGCTTTGCGCGAGAATCAATTGCTTGCCGAGGATGTCTACCGAATTATTAACCTGCAATATCGATCCGGTATAAAAACATACCTTGATGTGACTATTGCTGAGGCAGATCTACGCACGTCACGCCTGAATGTGTTCAATGCATTGTATCAGGTGTTAATCAGCAAACTGGACGTTCAACGGGCATTAGGTGTCATTCGGTTTTAA
- a CDS encoding glutamine--tRNA ligase/YqeY domain fusion protein codes for MAEATKDSLENSTADRSLNFIEQFVEEDIAAGKNGGRVHTRFPPEPNGYLHIGHAKSICLNFGLADKYGGQTNLRFDDTNPVTEDTEYVDSIKNDVRWLGFDWENEFYASDYFDQLYTLAETLIRKGLAYVDDSSAEEIAAQKGTPTEPGRMSQYRDRSVDENLDLFRRMKAGEYPDGAKVLRSKVDMASPNMQLRDPIIYRIKHAHHHRTGDTWCIYPMYDFAHGQSDAIEHITHSLCTLEFEVHRPLYDWFIDKLDLFPSRQIEFARLNLTYTVMSKRKLKQLVEEGHVNGWDDPRMPTIAGIRRRGYTPASIREFADRIGIAKRDNLIDVGLLEFCIREELNKTTHRVMAVLDEKPLKLVITNYEVGREEVMPIENNPEDPTAGERNVPFSREVYIERDDFMENPPKKFFRLFPGGMVRLKGAYIIKCDEVVKDNAGEIIELHCSYIPESRSGSDTSGISVKGTIHWVSVPHAVEAEVRLYDRLFSVENPAADEREFRELLNPASLEVVRAFVEPALVEAARSGAQSNFQFMRKGYFILDQDSTDERPVFNRTVTLKDSWAKEVKRG; via the coding sequence ATGGCGGAAGCAACGAAAGACTCTTTGGAGAACAGTACAGCTGACCGGTCTCTGAATTTTATTGAACAATTTGTCGAAGAAGATATTGCAGCCGGTAAAAACGGAGGTCGCGTTCATACGCGTTTTCCGCCCGAACCGAACGGCTACCTGCATATTGGCCACGCTAAATCGATTTGCCTCAATTTTGGCCTGGCCGATAAATATGGTGGGCAAACGAATCTCCGTTTCGACGATACCAACCCCGTTACGGAAGATACCGAGTACGTTGACTCGATCAAGAACGACGTACGCTGGCTGGGGTTTGACTGGGAAAACGAGTTTTATGCATCCGATTATTTCGATCAGCTTTACACATTGGCAGAAACGCTGATCAGGAAAGGATTGGCCTATGTCGATGATTCGAGCGCGGAAGAGATTGCTGCTCAGAAAGGTACGCCTACCGAGCCGGGACGCATGAGTCAATATCGCGACCGGAGCGTAGACGAAAACCTGGATCTGTTCCGTCGCATGAAAGCCGGTGAATATCCCGACGGTGCCAAAGTGTTGCGGTCTAAGGTTGATATGGCCTCACCGAACATGCAACTCCGCGACCCGATCATTTACCGGATCAAGCACGCACATCACCACCGTACGGGCGATACGTGGTGCATCTACCCAATGTACGACTTCGCACACGGTCAGTCAGACGCCATCGAGCACATCACGCATTCGCTCTGTACGCTGGAATTTGAAGTTCACCGGCCCTTATACGACTGGTTTATCGACAAGCTGGACCTGTTTCCATCCCGTCAGATCGAGTTTGCACGGCTCAACCTGACCTATACGGTCATGAGCAAACGTAAGCTCAAGCAGTTGGTAGAAGAAGGCCATGTTAACGGTTGGGACGATCCCCGTATGCCAACGATTGCGGGTATCCGTCGCCGTGGCTACACGCCTGCCAGTATTCGTGAGTTTGCCGATCGCATTGGTATTGCCAAGCGCGACAACCTGATCGACGTGGGCCTGCTGGAGTTCTGCATCCGTGAGGAACTGAACAAGACGACCCACCGTGTGATGGCCGTGCTGGACGAAAAACCGCTGAAACTGGTCATTACGAACTATGAAGTTGGCCGTGAAGAGGTCATGCCCATTGAAAACAACCCTGAAGATCCTACGGCTGGCGAACGTAATGTGCCATTCAGCCGCGAGGTGTACATCGAGCGCGATGACTTCATGGAGAATCCTCCCAAGAAGTTCTTCCGGTTGTTTCCCGGTGGTATGGTGCGGTTGAAAGGTGCCTACATCATCAAGTGCGATGAGGTAGTAAAAGACAACGCCGGTGAAATCATCGAACTGCATTGCTCCTACATTCCCGAAAGCCGAAGTGGTTCCGATACATCGGGCATCAGCGTAAAAGGCACAATCCATTGGGTGTCGGTGCCACACGCCGTTGAGGCTGAAGTTCGGCTCTATGACCGCCTGTTCTCGGTTGAGAACCCAGCGGCCGATGAGCGTGAATTCCGGGAGTTGTTGAACCCAGCTTCGCTGGAAGTCGTTCGCGCTTTTGTTGAACCGGCTTTAGTGGAAGCAGCCCGTTCTGGCGCCCAGAGTAATTTCCAGTTCATGCGCAAAGGCTATTTCATTCTCGATCAGGACTCTACTGACGAGCGGCCTGTCTTCAACCGTACCGTCACGCTGAAAGACAGTTGGGCGAAAGAGGTGAAGCGGGGGTAA
- a CDS encoding restriction endonuclease, with amino-acid sequence MLRESGFVQVEVTGKTGDGGIDGKGIVRIGGFLSFYIIFQCKR; translated from the coding sequence TTGCTACGTGAAAGTGGTTTTGTTCAGGTAGAGGTTACTGGAAAAACTGGAGATGGAGGTATTGACGGTAAAGGCATCGTTAGGATAGGTGGATTTCTGAGTTTTTATATTATCTTTCAATGCAAGCGTTAG
- a CDS encoding YybH family protein → MIRSLPSFFIYMLMPFYLCAQSGPMKLTRATDISAIRALRAQSNRAIQARDLAAFGQTMLPDIEVTRGSGPHVSGRDSVLASVSVQFKDPDFLGYVRDSDSIQVSTATSLAAEHGHWTGRFQRPDGIQTLTGVYLAMWRKTDAGWKIRSELFVNLGCTGSAACGK, encoded by the coding sequence ATGATCCGTTCGTTGCCTTCTTTTTTTATCTATATGCTGATGCCATTTTATCTGTGTGCACAATCTGGCCCAATGAAGCTTACCCGAGCAACAGATATTTCTGCCATTCGGGCATTGCGAGCGCAATCGAATCGGGCCATTCAGGCTCGCGATCTGGCAGCTTTCGGTCAAACGATGCTACCAGATATTGAAGTAACACGCGGAAGTGGCCCACATGTATCGGGCCGGGATTCGGTGCTGGCGTCGGTTTCGGTACAATTCAAAGATCCTGACTTTCTGGGATATGTCCGCGATAGCGACAGTATTCAGGTCAGCACAGCCACATCATTAGCGGCCGAACATGGACACTGGACAGGTCGTTTTCAGCGACCCGATGGAATTCAAACGCTGACGGGTGTTTACCTGGCAATGTGGCGCAAAACCGACGCAGGCTGGAAGATTCGCTCCGAGCTGTTTGTTAACTTAGGCTGTACAGGGAGCGCGGCTTGTGGGAAGTAA